A region of Armatimonadota bacterium DNA encodes the following proteins:
- a CDS encoding nucleotide sugar dehydrogenase, translating into MKVAVSQGELESRIRSRRARVGVVGLGYVGLPLAVAVAEAGFPVVGMDVDEARVESIRSGRSYIDDVDACQLTPLVRSGRLTVTTRYEELAEAEVLLICVPTPLTRSKEPDLSYVYRAAEGISRVLRPGRLVILESTTYPGTTEEVLRPLLERSGLRAGVDFYLAFSPERIDPGNRRYSLREVPKVVGGCTERCTEAACAFYAQFIERVVPVSSPTVAEMVKVYENVFRNVNIALVNELTLLCDRMGLDVWEIIEAAATKPYGFMPFYPGPGVGGHCIPIDPYYLAAKAREYDFHVRFIELAAAVNDSMPYYVLSKATTALGMQGKTLQGARTLVLGVAYKRDVSDARESPALKIMELLEKRGAVVRYHDPHVPQVRLPNPGEDLASVPLTDEVLAWADCVIIATDHTGVDYRKVVERARLVIDTRNVLRDFRAPHVVRL; encoded by the coding sequence ATGAAGGTGGCGGTCTCGCAGGGGGAGTTGGAGAGCCGCATCAGGAGCCGCCGCGCCCGGGTGGGCGTGGTGGGCCTGGGATACGTGGGGCTGCCGCTGGCGGTGGCGGTGGCGGAGGCAGGGTTCCCTGTGGTGGGCATGGACGTGGACGAGGCTCGGGTGGAAAGCATCCGCTCGGGACGTTCCTACATCGACGATGTGGACGCCTGCCAGCTCACGCCCCTGGTGCGATCCGGCCGGCTCACCGTCACCACCCGGTACGAGGAGCTCGCGGAAGCGGAGGTTCTTCTCATCTGTGTCCCCACGCCCCTCACCCGCAGCAAGGAACCGGACCTCAGCTACGTGTACCGAGCCGCGGAGGGGATCAGCCGGGTGCTGCGGCCCGGTCGCCTGGTGATCCTGGAGAGCACCACGTATCCGGGGACCACGGAGGAAGTGCTGCGGCCGCTGCTGGAGCGCTCCGGCCTGCGGGCGGGGGTGGACTTCTACCTGGCCTTCAGTCCGGAGCGCATCGATCCGGGAAACCGTCGGTACAGCCTCCGGGAGGTGCCTAAGGTGGTGGGAGGATGCACCGAGCGCTGCACGGAGGCGGCCTGCGCTTTCTACGCCCAGTTCATCGAGCGCGTCGTCCCCGTAAGCAGCCCTACGGTGGCAGAGATGGTCAAAGTGTACGAGAACGTCTTCCGCAACGTGAACATCGCCCTCGTGAACGAGCTCACGCTCCTGTGCGACCGCATGGGGCTCGATGTCTGGGAGATCATCGAAGCCGCGGCCACCAAGCCCTACGGGTTCATGCCCTTCTACCCCGGGCCGGGGGTAGGTGGGCACTGCATCCCCATCGATCCTTACTACCTCGCGGCGAAGGCGCGGGAGTACGACTTCCACGTCCGGTTCATCGAACTGGCGGCCGCGGTGAACGACAGTATGCCCTACTACGTGCTCTCGAAGGCCACGACCGCCCTCGGGATGCAGGGGAAGACGCTCCAGGGGGCCAGGACCCTGGTCCTGGGGGTTGCGTACAAGCGGGATGTCTCGGACGCGCGGGAATCCCCCGCCCTCAAGATCATGGAGCTGCTGGAGAAGCGGGGAGCGGTGGTGCGCTACCACGATCCCCACGTCCCGCAGGTGCGGCTTCCGAACCCCGGTGAGGATCTCGCCTCTGTTCCCCTCACGGACGAGGTGCTGGCGTGGGCGGACTGCGTCATCATCGCCACGGACCACACGGGGGTGGATTACCGCAAGGTGGTGGAGCGGGCACGGCTGGTGATCGACACCCGCAACGTCCTGCGGGACTTCCGGGCGCCTCACGTGGTGCGATTATGA
- a CDS encoding glycosyltransferase family 39 protein, with amino-acid sequence MSLAGWRSGTLAVPLGVFLFAFLVRLLVVDLTVGWSTPASAEPASDSRIHMTLVHNLLAGRGYTLDGEPTATTPPLYILFLTALYGILRAPVWIRVVQIALGAAGCVVLYAVGRRLFDLPTALLGAVLLAVHPAAAYLAGLHLTENLFFPLLLLALLQAYRLADYPSAWGAMGLGGLVGLGALTRAVFLGFLPFLLLWCALRWGVHTQRSYSLAGLVVTGCMLTLLPWTVRNAVVLQAFVPVQSNGAMVFWAGNNPHADGGLVWPTRRTWTGSWPPDDGHYGWRDLGVVEEARIYFREAFRWIREHPGDYLRLLGRKLARLYGFSRAADEGGLSVPLGIAVFQVLLYPAAAVGWLLAWARRKPVGLLGWLVVFTNLVALVFSGASRYALPMVPSLVLFAAFALRSVWRWTEAA; translated from the coding sequence TTGTCGTTGGCCGGCTGGCGCTCCGGGACCCTCGCGGTCCCCCTCGGGGTCTTCCTCTTCGCGTTCCTGGTGCGTCTTCTCGTGGTGGACCTCACGGTGGGCTGGTCGACTCCTGCATCCGCGGAGCCCGCTTCCGACAGCCGCATCCACATGACCCTGGTGCACAACCTGCTGGCGGGCCGCGGATACACTTTGGACGGGGAGCCTACCGCCACCACGCCGCCCCTGTACATCCTCTTTCTCACGGCCCTGTACGGGATCCTCCGCGCGCCGGTCTGGATACGGGTGGTACAGATCGCGCTCGGCGCGGCAGGGTGCGTGGTGCTGTACGCCGTGGGGCGTCGGCTCTTCGATCTCCCCACGGCCCTGCTGGGTGCGGTCCTCCTCGCGGTGCACCCCGCCGCGGCGTATCTTGCCGGGCTGCACCTGACGGAGAACCTGTTCTTCCCTCTCCTCCTGCTCGCGCTCCTGCAGGCATACCGGCTCGCGGACTATCCCTCGGCGTGGGGAGCTATGGGCCTGGGAGGATTGGTGGGGCTTGGAGCCCTCACCCGGGCGGTGTTTCTGGGGTTTTTGCCCTTCCTCCTCCTGTGGTGTGCGCTCCGGTGGGGGGTGCATACCCAACGATCGTACAGCCTGGCGGGGCTAGTGGTGACGGGATGTATGCTGACGCTCCTCCCCTGGACCGTGCGGAACGCGGTAGTGCTGCAGGCCTTTGTGCCCGTGCAGAGCAACGGAGCCATGGTGTTCTGGGCAGGCAACAACCCCCACGCGGACGGAGGGCTTGTCTGGCCCACGCGCAGGACGTGGACGGGCAGCTGGCCTCCCGATGACGGGCACTACGGGTGGCGAGACCTCGGGGTCGTGGAGGAGGCCAGGATCTACTTCCGGGAAGCGTTTCGGTGGATCCGGGAGCACCCCGGCGATTACCTGCGCCTGCTGGGCCGCAAGCTCGCGCGCCTCTACGGGTTTTCCCGGGCCGCGGACGAAGGGGGGCTGAGCGTGCCACTCGGGATAGCGGTCTTCCAGGTGCTGCTGTACCCAGCTGCGGCCGTGGGATGGCTTCTCGCTTGGGCACGGCGCAAACCCGTGGGGCTGCTGGGATGGCTCGTGGTCTTCACTAACCTCGTAGCCCTCGTTTTCAGCGGGGCCTCCCGGTATGCGCTCCCCATGGTCCCCAGCCTCGTGCTGTTTGCCGCCTTTGCTCTGCGGAGCGTCTGGCGGTGGACGGAGGCGGCGTGA
- a CDS encoding UDP-glucose/GDP-mannose dehydrogenase family protein, with protein sequence MEICVVGAGYVGLTLAACLVQLGHRVTCAEKDPERLEALRRGSCPFYEPSLVELLREGMRSGQLTFTGELGQAAEGAEVVFCAVGTPSGRNGEADLSALEEVVEGLSRLRDGARIVAIKSTVPVGTTDRVARRLGRCGEFHVACNPEFLREGSAVADFFHPHRTVIGTRSPFAARRLRELFEPLGAPVLLTDPPTAEMIKYAANAFLATKISFINEIAALCEHVGADLRVVTEGLGLDPRIGPHYLRAGIGFGGSCLPKDVRALAELAREYLLEPVLLEAVLRVNEGQRRRFVDRVEALLGGLSGKTVAVLGLAFKAGTDDVRESPAISIVERLMARGAAVRVHDPVAAERARQRIPALACFPDPYEAAGGADAVLVLTDWPEYRDLDWQEVRRRVRRPLVVDGRGMGIARQLAAAGFRVVEPGSPIRPSQPDPEEVGWLT encoded by the coding sequence ATGGAGATCTGCGTAGTGGGAGCCGGTTACGTGGGCCTCACCCTGGCCGCGTGCCTGGTGCAGCTGGGACACCGGGTGACCTGCGCGGAGAAGGACCCGGAGCGGCTGGAAGCCCTTCGGAGGGGCAGCTGCCCGTTTTACGAGCCGAGCCTTGTGGAACTCCTGCGGGAGGGGATGCGGAGCGGACAGCTGACGTTTACCGGAGAGCTGGGGCAGGCCGCAGAGGGCGCGGAGGTGGTGTTCTGTGCCGTGGGGACGCCTTCCGGCCGCAACGGGGAGGCGGATCTCTCAGCCTTGGAAGAGGTGGTGGAGGGCCTCAGCCGGTTGCGGGATGGGGCACGCATCGTGGCCATTAAGAGCACGGTTCCCGTGGGCACCACGGATCGGGTGGCCCGCCGGCTCGGGCGGTGCGGTGAGTTCCACGTGGCGTGCAATCCGGAGTTCCTGCGGGAAGGCAGTGCGGTGGCGGACTTCTTCCACCCCCACCGGACGGTGATCGGGACCCGGAGCCCGTTCGCCGCGCGGCGGCTCCGGGAGCTCTTTGAGCCCCTGGGGGCGCCCGTGCTCCTGACGGACCCGCCGACGGCGGAGATGATCAAGTACGCTGCCAATGCGTTTTTGGCCACGAAGATCTCCTTCATCAACGAGATCGCTGCGTTGTGCGAGCACGTGGGTGCCGATCTGCGGGTGGTGACGGAGGGGCTGGGGCTGGATCCCCGCATCGGCCCGCACTACCTGCGGGCCGGGATCGGGTTCGGGGGATCGTGCCTGCCGAAGGACGTGCGGGCCTTGGCGGAGCTCGCCCGGGAGTACCTCCTGGAGCCGGTTCTGCTGGAGGCGGTGCTGCGGGTGAACGAGGGCCAGCGGCGACGGTTCGTGGATCGGGTGGAGGCCTTGCTTGGCGGGCTTAGCGGAAAGACCGTAGCGGTGCTGGGGCTTGCGTTTAAGGCGGGCACGGACGACGTGCGGGAGTCCCCGGCGATCTCCATCGTGGAGCGGTTGATGGCCCGGGGGGCCGCGGTCCGAGTGCACGATCCCGTGGCCGCAGAGCGGGCCCGGCAGCGGATCCCGGCCCTGGCCTGCTTTCCGGACCCCTATGAGGCCGCGGGGGGCGCGGACGCGGTGCTGGTGCTCACGGACTGGCCGGAGTACCGGGACCTGGACTGGCAGGAGGTACGCCGCCGGGTGCGGCGGCCCCTCGTGGTGGACGGCCGGGGAATGGGGATCGCACGGCAGCTGGCCGCGGCGGGTTTCCGGGTGGTGGAGCCGGGCAGCCCCATCCGCCCCTCTCAGCCCGATCCGGAGGAGGTAGGATGGCTTACCTAG
- a CDS encoding SDR family oxidoreductase: MAYLVTGGAGFIGSHVVEALVRAGESVRVLDDLSTGSLRNLEEALGLAPGSLRPPAPGELVAVTDRCELLVGDIRDPEALRRACAGVEVVIHEAALRAVPRSVDDPLSTHEVNVTGTLRLLLAAREAGVRRVVFASSSSVYGASLEVPKVETMTPAPISPYAVSKLAGEHYCRVFYELYGVETVSLRYFNVFGPRQDPASRYAAVIPRFIAAAVEDRPLEVHGDGGQSRDFTYIRNVVQATLLASTAPHAAGQVLNVGAGETYSILHLISALEEIFGRRLPVRHTPPRPGDVRITLADISRARAVLGYEPEVSFLEGLRETVADFQARRARGAGAVSVARRE; this comes from the coding sequence ATGGCTTACCTAGTCACGGGCGGAGCGGGATTCATCGGGTCCCACGTGGTGGAGGCCCTCGTCCGGGCGGGAGAGAGCGTCCGGGTGCTGGACGATCTCAGCACGGGGAGCCTGCGGAACCTGGAGGAGGCCTTGGGGCTTGCGCCCGGATCCCTGCGGCCGCCGGCTCCTGGCGAGCTGGTGGCGGTCACCGACCGGTGCGAGCTCCTGGTGGGAGACATCCGCGATCCCGAGGCTCTGCGGCGGGCCTGCGCGGGGGTGGAGGTGGTGATCCACGAGGCGGCCCTGCGGGCGGTGCCGCGGTCCGTGGACGATCCCCTTTCGACCCACGAGGTGAACGTCACGGGCACGCTGCGCCTGCTCCTCGCGGCCCGGGAAGCCGGGGTGCGGCGGGTGGTGTTCGCCTCCAGCTCCTCCGTCTACGGGGCGTCTCTGGAGGTGCCCAAGGTGGAGACCATGACACCAGCTCCCATCTCCCCCTACGCGGTGAGCAAGCTCGCGGGCGAGCACTACTGCCGGGTGTTTTACGAGCTCTACGGAGTGGAGACCGTGAGCCTCCGGTACTTCAACGTGTTCGGGCCCCGGCAGGACCCGGCTTCCCGCTACGCGGCGGTGATCCCCCGGTTCATCGCCGCGGCCGTGGAGGATCGGCCTCTGGAAGTCCACGGCGACGGCGGACAGTCGAGGGACTTCACCTACATACGCAACGTGGTCCAGGCCACCCTGCTGGCCAGCACTGCCCCGCATGCCGCCGGTCAGGTGCTCAACGTAGGGGCAGGCGAGACGTACTCCATCCTCCACCTCATCTCGGCCCTGGAGGAAATCTTCGGCCGTCGCCTCCCGGTCCGACACACCCCACCCCGGCCCGGGGATGTGCGCATCACCCTGGCGGATATCTCCCGGGCCCGCGCGGTGCTCGGCTACGAACCGGAGGTGAGCTTCCTCGAAGGGCTGCGAGAGACGGTGGCGGACTTCCAGGCCCGCCGCGCACGGGGAGCGGGCGCGGTTTCTGTTGCCCGGAGGGAATAG
- a CDS encoding class I SAM-dependent methyltransferase, producing the protein MRAWDLDLLFSAYPYFIFFLLPHVDRYVGMDVDARRRPDVVGSAHRLPFRDRVADTVLCTEVLEHCYEPHDYFRFTRYGLALLLDRAGLRVVRAERIGGVFALCGARLTEVTCKTLARALKLLPRPLARAAVMGLYLLMTAASLAASRLFDWVDRTDAIGWIVLAQRPVEEAV; encoded by the coding sequence GTGCGCGCCTGGGACCTGGACCTGCTCTTCTCGGCCTACCCCTACTTCATCTTCTTCCTGCTCCCCCACGTCGATCGGTACGTGGGGATGGATGTGGACGCCCGACGGCGTCCGGACGTGGTCGGGTCCGCCCACCGCCTTCCGTTCCGCGACCGGGTCGCGGACACGGTCCTGTGTACGGAGGTCCTGGAGCACTGCTACGAGCCCCACGACTACTTCCGGTTCACCCGCTACGGGCTTGCGCTGTTGCTGGACCGGGCGGGCCTGCGTGTCGTGCGGGCGGAGCGGATCGGCGGGGTGTTCGCGCTGTGCGGGGCCCGGCTCACGGAGGTCACTTGCAAGACGCTGGCCCGGGCCCTGAAGCTCCTGCCGCGGCCTCTGGCGCGTGCTGCGGTGATGGGCCTCTACCTGCTCATGACCGCGGCATCCTTGGCCGCCTCCCGGCTGTTCGACTGGGTGGACCGGACCGACGCCATCGGCTGGATCGTGCTTGCGCAGCGGCCCGTGGAGGAAGCGGTATGA
- a CDS encoding glycosyltransferase family 4 protein: MRICLVTSSFLPQVGGAEIVVHQLALALVELGHAVTVLAPRYSARLRRVLPYRLETFLPGTLTLLNRNDRLGEAFLLGTLARMRGRFDVLNLHFALPLGPAFVRHRWVVGAPLLLTFHGTDIQTDPAIGYGLRLDPQLDRKIRLTANDADGLVAISPSVRAAIGEMLAPPRPVFDIPNGVDVRRLSQERPRGRFRARLGIPPEAPLLLAVGRNHPKKGFDLLLEAARLVAQDEPRVHCAVVGRGVTQLRPLAERLGLRGQVHLVEELSPRFDGRQVPLFPPEEVVDAYRDCDVYVSPSRMEGSSLAVLEALAAGCAVVVTDAPGNRDAVRDGENGLLCPPEDPKALSQRILRLLRDPRLRTRLGEAARASALALDWQKVAARYADAYAVVARVTDRVEVAT; the protein is encoded by the coding sequence ATGAGGATCTGCCTCGTGACCTCCAGTTTCCTGCCGCAGGTGGGTGGGGCGGAGATCGTGGTGCACCAGCTGGCCCTGGCCCTGGTGGAGCTGGGGCACGCGGTCACGGTGCTCGCGCCCCGTTACAGCGCCCGGCTGCGGCGGGTTCTCCCCTACCGCCTGGAGACGTTCCTGCCCGGCACCCTCACCCTGCTGAACCGCAACGACCGGTTGGGCGAAGCGTTCCTTCTGGGGACGCTTGCGCGGATGCGGGGGCGGTTCGACGTCTTGAACCTGCACTTCGCCCTGCCTCTCGGCCCCGCCTTCGTGCGCCACCGCTGGGTGGTGGGTGCCCCGCTCCTGTTGACCTTCCACGGGACGGACATCCAGACCGACCCCGCCATCGGGTACGGCCTGCGCCTGGACCCCCAACTCGACCGCAAAATCCGGCTCACCGCGAACGACGCAGACGGGCTTGTGGCCATCAGCCCCTCGGTGCGGGCGGCCATCGGCGAGATGCTCGCCCCGCCCCGACCCGTCTTCGACATCCCCAACGGGGTGGACGTCCGGCGGCTCTCCCAGGAACGTCCCCGGGGCCGGTTCCGGGCCCGGCTCGGGATCCCTCCCGAAGCTCCGCTCCTCCTCGCCGTGGGCCGCAACCACCCCAAGAAGGGATTCGACCTCCTGTTGGAGGCCGCGCGCTTGGTGGCCCAAGACGAGCCGCGGGTCCACTGTGCCGTCGTCGGCCGGGGGGTGACCCAGCTCCGTCCTCTCGCCGAGCGCCTTGGCCTCCGGGGTCAGGTGCACCTCGTAGAGGAGCTCAGCCCTCGGTTCGACGGCCGCCAGGTTCCCCTCTTCCCCCCCGAGGAGGTGGTAGACGCCTACCGGGACTGCGACGTGTACGTCTCTCCGTCCCGGATGGAAGGCTCCTCCCTCGCAGTACTCGAGGCCCTGGCCGCGGGGTGCGCGGTGGTGGTCACGGACGCTCCCGGCAACCGGGACGCGGTGCGGGACGGCGAAAACGGCCTTTTGTGTCCGCCCGAAGACCCCAAGGCGCTGAGCCAACGGATCCTGCGGCTGTTGCGTGATCCTCGCCTCCGCACACGGCTCGGTGAGGCCGCTCGTGCCTCCGCCCTTGCTCTTGACTGGCAGAAGGTGGCCGCACGGTACGCCGACGCATACGCCGTGGTGGCGAGGGTGACCGACCGCGTGGAGGTGGCAACGTGA
- a CDS encoding polysaccharide pyruvyl transferase family protein encodes MRIHHFYPRTSNLGDRFVALGIERLFRSLVPEAVSVSFDVNDRGSDPEAYGITLRTVERANREADLVVVGGSNLYEAVPGRNRWGVHLDPSALPRLRVPMLLVGIGTGSDPGARRPTPPTPQVAEEIRLLNRYAVFSGVRDVVTLEWLQALGVSTAQLLGDPATFLFCLPVREPRQVRRVALVPPPRRPYWERWRRIRFWDMRGPNLWRAMADLVRELVASGLEVWVMCNDPRDVSLVRDLFAYGRLAIELASSAESYLALLQEMDAVVTARLHTAVVALSLGIPFVLVDLDQRTHGFVRTFGLGEWTVPYAWAGMTSHLRRRVLHLVSGKTDWRPFVAKRDEMRDRALAMLRGAIAVGPAAEPPAVRIR; translated from the coding sequence ATGAGGATCCACCACTTCTATCCCCGCACGTCCAACCTCGGCGACCGTTTCGTGGCTCTGGGCATCGAGCGCCTGTTCCGGTCCTTGGTTCCCGAGGCCGTGTCCGTCTCCTTTGATGTGAACGACCGGGGATCGGATCCGGAGGCGTACGGGATCACCCTTCGCACGGTGGAACGGGCCAACCGGGAGGCGGACCTCGTGGTGGTGGGGGGCTCCAACCTCTACGAGGCAGTTCCGGGGAGGAATCGATGGGGTGTCCACCTGGACCCCTCAGCCCTCCCCCGGCTCCGGGTACCGATGCTCCTCGTTGGCATCGGCACGGGATCGGATCCCGGTGCGCGCAGGCCGACCCCGCCCACTCCCCAGGTGGCGGAGGAGATCCGGCTGCTGAACCGGTACGCGGTGTTTTCGGGCGTGCGGGATGTGGTGACCCTGGAGTGGCTGCAAGCCCTGGGCGTCTCCACGGCGCAGCTTCTGGGGGATCCCGCCACCTTTCTCTTCTGCCTTCCGGTCCGGGAGCCCAGGCAGGTGCGTCGGGTTGCCCTGGTACCCCCGCCTCGGCGTCCCTACTGGGAGAGATGGAGGCGCATCCGGTTCTGGGATATGCGGGGGCCGAACTTGTGGCGCGCCATGGCGGACCTCGTCCGAGAGCTCGTGGCTTCAGGCCTGGAGGTCTGGGTGATGTGCAACGACCCCCGGGACGTGTCTCTCGTACGAGACCTGTTCGCATACGGCCGGCTGGCTATCGAGCTCGCTTCCTCCGCGGAGTCGTACCTGGCGCTCCTCCAGGAGATGGACGCGGTGGTGACAGCCCGCCTCCATACCGCGGTGGTGGCGCTCTCCCTCGGTATCCCGTTCGTACTCGTGGATCTCGATCAGCGCACCCACGGATTCGTACGCACCTTTGGCCTCGGCGAGTGGACGGTTCCCTATGCCTGGGCAGGGATGACCTCGCACCTCCGGCGCCGGGTGCTGCATCTGGTCTCCGGGAAGACGGACTGGAGGCCGTTCGTGGCGAAGCGGGACGAGATGCGCGATCGCGCCCTGGCGATGCTGCGGGGGGCCATTGCCGTGGGTCCCGCCGCGGAACCGCCCGCGGTCCGCATCCGATGA
- a CDS encoding glycosyltransferase family 4 protein has protein sequence MRICLLCQEYPPEVKGGGIGTYTHTLARALARTGCRVHVVARAVGVPRSELEEGVVVHRVASPPDLLRKAAWPFTGPQSFLDAYAHSRAAARKVLELFWAEGLDVVQSPEHGAEGLAALRSLPQLPHVVRLHTPLFLVHEAVGRTLSPGAWVVHFMERAAVRRATLNTCASRALALAVARRFGIRPGRIRVVPNAVDPELFSPAASPPSGEPSVLYVGKLAPLKGVLVLAEAVPRVLARVPEARFVCVGSDHTTPSGSTREWMRQVLRKAGAEGAVRFLDPVPRAELVDLYRRAHVVVLPTYWDNFPNTVLEALSCGVPVVASAAGGIPEIVTHGQEGLLVPPGDPERLAESVAALLLDPGRRADMGQAARDRVVREYTPHRVAQRTLEIYEEAMRRHAELRRSA, from the coding sequence ATGCGGATCTGCCTCCTCTGCCAGGAGTACCCGCCTGAGGTCAAGGGTGGCGGGATCGGCACGTACACGCACACCCTGGCTCGGGCGCTTGCACGCACCGGGTGCCGGGTACACGTGGTGGCCCGGGCCGTGGGTGTGCCGCGCAGCGAGCTGGAGGAAGGCGTGGTGGTGCACCGGGTGGCGTCGCCCCCGGACTTGCTCCGCAAAGCCGCGTGGCCATTCACGGGCCCGCAGAGCTTCCTCGACGCTTACGCGCACTCCCGGGCCGCGGCCAGAAAGGTCCTGGAACTCTTCTGGGCCGAAGGCCTGGACGTGGTGCAGTCGCCCGAGCACGGAGCCGAAGGTCTGGCCGCGTTGCGGAGCTTGCCGCAGCTCCCGCACGTGGTGCGGCTCCACACCCCCCTCTTCCTGGTGCACGAGGCCGTGGGCCGCACGCTCAGCCCCGGCGCTTGGGTGGTGCACTTCATGGAGCGGGCGGCGGTGCGACGCGCCACCCTCAACACCTGCGCCAGCCGGGCCCTGGCCCTCGCGGTGGCGCGGCGGTTCGGGATCCGGCCCGGCCGCATCCGGGTGGTGCCCAACGCGGTGGACCCTGAACTGTTCTCGCCCGCTGCCTCCCCCCCTTCGGGCGAACCCTCGGTTCTGTACGTGGGCAAGCTCGCGCCCCTCAAGGGGGTCCTGGTCCTGGCAGAGGCCGTCCCTCGGGTGCTGGCGCGGGTTCCGGAAGCCCGGTTTGTGTGCGTGGGCTCCGACCACACCACCCCGAGCGGTTCTACCCGGGAGTGGATGCGGCAGGTGCTGAGGAAAGCGGGAGCCGAGGGCGCTGTGCGGTTTCTGGACCCAGTCCCGCGGGCTGAGCTTGTGGACCTATACCGGCGCGCCCACGTGGTGGTGCTGCCCACCTACTGGGACAACTTCCCCAACACGGTGCTGGAGGCCCTGAGCTGCGGGGTTCCCGTGGTGGCCAGTGCCGCCGGCGGAATCCCGGAGATCGTCACCCACGGGCAGGAGGGGCTCCTCGTCCCGCCCGGGGATCCCGAGCGACTCGCGGAGTCGGTGGCCGCGCTCCTTCTCGACCCCGGCCGCCGTGCCGACATGGGGCAGGCGGCCCGGGACCGGGTGGTGCGGGAGTACACTCCGCACCGCGTGGCGCAGCGGACGCTCGAGATCTATGAGGAGGCCATGCGCCGCCACGCGGAGCTCCGGAGGAGCGCATGA
- a CDS encoding ABC transporter permease, with protein sequence MIGTRPLPEVVIRAEDPPPGLLAGLRELVAHRELLWALGMREVRVRYKQSLLGVAWAAIQPLFMMFIFTVVFGRFARLPSEGVPYPVFSYTALLPWNFFSSAVSSAITSVAAGGALIKKVYFPRAVLPLASMVTSAVDFLVSAGVFGLLLAFYGVSVSWHALYLVPLLVLQLTFMVGLSLLLGAFNAYYRDVRYVLPIALQVWLYATPVVWSMAMVPERYRVWYALLNPMAAVVEGWRAAVLRASAPDGLLVAAAAATALVALVGGYRYFHYVERNFADVI encoded by the coding sequence ATGATCGGCACCCGTCCCCTACCGGAAGTGGTGATCCGGGCGGAGGATCCACCGCCAGGGTTGCTAGCGGGCCTGCGGGAGCTGGTGGCGCACCGGGAGTTGCTGTGGGCCCTCGGGATGCGGGAAGTACGGGTGCGCTACAAGCAGTCCCTGCTGGGGGTGGCGTGGGCCGCCATCCAGCCGCTTTTCATGATGTTCATCTTCACCGTGGTGTTTGGCCGGTTCGCACGGCTCCCGAGTGAGGGAGTCCCCTATCCCGTCTTCTCCTACACGGCCCTGCTGCCATGGAACTTCTTCTCCTCCGCGGTCTCCTCGGCCATCACCAGCGTGGCCGCCGGCGGCGCCCTCATCAAGAAGGTGTACTTCCCCCGGGCGGTGCTGCCCCTGGCGAGCATGGTCACCAGTGCCGTGGACTTCCTCGTCTCCGCGGGGGTGTTCGGGCTGCTGCTCGCCTTCTACGGGGTGTCCGTGAGCTGGCACGCCCTCTACCTGGTCCCCCTCCTCGTGCTCCAACTGACCTTCATGGTGGGGCTGTCGCTGCTGTTGGGTGCCTTCAACGCCTACTACCGGGACGTGCGCTACGTCCTGCCCATCGCCCTGCAGGTGTGGCTGTACGCCACGCCCGTGGTTTGGTCCATGGCCATGGTGCCGGAACGCTACCGCGTGTGGTACGCGCTCCTGAATCCCATGGCTGCCGTCGTCGAGGGGTGGCGGGCCGCGGTGCTGCGGGCCTCGGCCCCCGATGGGCTGTTGGTGGCCGCCGCAGCCGCCACGGCCCTGGTCGCCCTCGTCGGAGGCTACCGGTACTTCCACTACGTGGAGCGCAACTTCGCGGACGTGATCTAG